In Streptococcus dysgalactiae subsp. dysgalactiae, the following are encoded in one genomic region:
- a CDS encoding 5'-methylthioadenosine/adenosylhomocysteine nucleosidase produces the protein MKIGIIAAMEEELRLLLENVLDCQAHQVLSNTYYTGRLGQHDLVLVQSGIGKVMSAMTVAILGDHFDVDAIINTGSAGAVAPGLAIGDVVVADQLVYHDVDVTAFGYAYGQMASQPLCFNCDPQFVNTFKEVLAQESTGSQVGLIATGDSFIAGQDKIDNIKTVFPTVLAVEMEGAAIAQAAHATGKPFIVVRAMSDTAAHDANITFDQFIIEAGKKSAQTLMAFLEKLAV, from the coding sequence ATGAAAATCGGAATTATCGCTGCTATGGAGGAAGAATTACGCCTCCTTTTGGAAAATGTTTTAGATTGTCAAGCTCATCAAGTGTTATCCAACACTTACTATACGGGTCGATTGGGTCAGCATGACTTAGTACTAGTGCAGTCAGGTATTGGTAAGGTCATGTCTGCGATGACAGTTGCTATCTTGGGAGATCACTTCGATGTGGATGCCATTATCAACACTGGGTCAGCAGGAGCTGTAGCACCAGGTCTAGCCATTGGTGATGTGGTGGTTGCTGATCAGTTGGTTTATCATGATGTTGATGTGACTGCTTTTGGCTATGCTTATGGTCAAATGGCATCGCAGCCTTTGTGCTTTAACTGTGACCCCCAATTTGTGAACACTTTTAAAGAAGTTTTAGCTCAGGAATCAACAGGCAGTCAAGTTGGTTTGATTGCAACTGGAGATAGTTTTATTGCGGGGCAAGATAAGATTGATAACATTAAAACGGTTTTTCCCACAGTTCTAGCAGTTGAAATGGAAGGAGCGGCAATTGCACAAGCTGCCCATGCCACAGGTAAACCATTTATCGTGGTAAGAGCTATGAGTGATACCGCAGCCCATGACGCCAATATTACCTTTGACCAATTTATCATTGAAGCTGGCAAAAAATCTGCCCAAACATTGATGGCATTTTTAGAAAAGTTAGCTGTCTAA
- a CDS encoding helix-turn-helix domain-containing protein: MKYNYNFKLNAVNMYRSGQWIETPVGIGQKNFRKRIVRWSKTAEIHGFDFLKHSKSSKNRTVEERYELVARVFSGESQSSVAINAGIDTGLLSKWVQIYKIKGYEGLNLKRGRRRKKEPPMTKKYKPVDLTPTEREELIRLRAETAYLKTENEAIKKLIALRHKKELRYSRRKSGNRQRT, from the coding sequence ATGAAATATAATTATAATTTTAAATTAAATGCAGTAAACATGTATCGTTCAGGTCAGTGGATAGAGACTCCAGTTGGTATCGGGCAAAAAAACTTTAGAAAAAGAATTGTCCGATGGTCAAAAACTGCGGAAATACATGGTTTTGATTTTCTAAAACATTCAAAATCATCTAAAAATCGTACAGTTGAAGAAAGATATGAGCTAGTTGCACGTGTCTTCTCTGGAGAATCTCAAAGTAGTGTTGCAATTAACGCGGGTATTGATACTGGACTATTGTCTAAATGGGTTCAAATATATAAAATAAAAGGGTATGAAGGATTGAACCTTAAAAGAGGTCGCCGAAGGAAAAAGGAACCGCCTATGACTAAAAAATATAAGCCAGTTGATTTAACGCCTACAGAGAGAGAAGAATTAATAAGATTAAGAGCTGAAACAGCCTATTTAAAAACAGAAAATGAAGCAATAAAAAAATTAATCGCCTTGAGACACAAAAAGGAACTGCGCTACTCAAGGCGAAAAAGCGGCAATCGTCAAAGAACTTAA
- a CDS encoding IS3 family transposase: MKYLLKAVNLAKSTYYFEIGKIDAVALRNEELLNEIKSIFDSNKSRYGVRRVYQELINRGYKVNHKRVQRLMHKEGLLGKRPKEKYHSYKGEVGKIADNIIARNFSTTAPLQKWTTDVSQFNFSWGKCYISPVLDMNTNEIISYDLSMSPNLEQISRMLDRAFNKFPSVEGLIFHSDQGWQYQHPYFRNTLHQHGIVQSMSRKGNCYDNCIMETFFGRLKNEMYYGYEKDYSSFEEFSSEEFSRAVEEYIDYYNNKRIQAKTKWMPPVQYRMTSMGSA, from the coding sequence ATAAAATATCTTCTCAAAGCAGTAAACCTAGCCAAATCAACTTATTATTTCGAGATTGGCAAGATAGATGCTGTTGCTTTAAGAAACGAAGAGTTACTTAACGAAATCAAAAGTATTTTTGACTCAAATAAAAGTAGATATGGCGTTAGACGAGTCTATCAAGAACTGATTAATCGTGGATACAAGGTGAACCATAAGAGAGTTCAACGTCTCATGCATAAAGAAGGTTTATTAGGCAAACGTCCAAAGGAAAAATACCATTCCTATAAAGGTGAGGTAGGAAAGATTGCCGACAATATTATTGCTAGAAACTTTAGCACAACTGCGCCTTTACAAAAGTGGACAACAGATGTCTCTCAGTTTAATTTTTCATGGGGAAAGTGTTATATATCTCCAGTTTTAGACATGAACACAAATGAAATCATATCATATGATTTATCTATGAGTCCTAATCTTGAACAGATAAGTAGAATGCTCGATAGAGCTTTCAATAAATTTCCATCAGTAGAAGGTCTTATATTTCATTCTGATCAAGGTTGGCAGTACCAACATCCTTATTTTAGAAATACATTACACCAACATGGTATTGTCCAGTCTATGTCACGGAAAGGGAACTGCTATGATAATTGTATAATGGAGACATTTTTTGGAAGGTTAAAAAATGAGATGTATTATGGCTATGAGAAAGACTATTCTTCATTTGAAGAATTCTCAAGTGAAGAATTCTCAAGAGCTGTTGAGGAATATATTGATTATTACAATAACAAAAGAATTCAGGCAAAAACAAAATGGATGCCTCCTGTACAATACAGGATGACATCCATGGGTTCCGCCTAG
- a CDS encoding metal-dependent transcriptional regulator: MTPNKEDYLKCIYEIGEQESKISNKMVAEKMQVSAPAVSEMIKKMISQDWIVKEKGKGYLLTVKGQVLVANLYRKHRLIEVFLIHQLGYNAQEVHQEAEVLEHTVSDTFIDRLDETLGFPTFCPHGGTIPRNGQPLVEINHTTLNTITDLGRFRLSRIHDQFDLIQYLESHGLKINTELELTQIDTFAKTYTIQYLDKELIIPENIAKQLYVTAL, translated from the coding sequence ATGACGCCTAACAAAGAAGATTACTTGAAATGTATTTACGAAATTGGGGAGCAAGAATCTAAAATTTCAAACAAGATGGTGGCTGAAAAAATGCAGGTCTCTGCGCCAGCTGTTTCTGAGATGATTAAAAAAATGATTTCACAAGATTGGATTGTCAAAGAAAAAGGAAAAGGCTATCTGTTAACTGTCAAAGGACAGGTGCTTGTTGCTAATCTTTATCGTAAACACCGTTTGATTGAGGTTTTTCTCATCCACCAATTGGGATACAATGCGCAAGAAGTTCACCAAGAAGCTGAGGTCTTGGAACACACTGTTTCAGATACGTTTATTGACCGTTTGGATGAAACCCTCGGTTTTCCAACTTTCTGTCCTCATGGTGGCACCATCCCGCGAAACGGACAGCCTCTTGTGGAAATCAACCATACAACCCTTAACACTATTACAGACCTGGGACGCTTCCGCCTGAGTCGCATCCATGACCAATTTGATTTAATTCAATATTTAGAATCTCATGGACTTAAAATCAATACTGAGCTGGAGTTAACTCAAATTGACACGTTTGCAAAAACCTATACTATTCAGTATTTGGACAAAGAATTGATTATTCCTGAGAATATTGCCAAACAGTTATATGTGACCGCTCTTTAA
- a CDS encoding metal ABC transporter substrate-binding protein: MKKKISLILSAFLAAFLLVACSSTGSQADKSDKLKVVVTNSILADMTKMIAGDKIDLHSIVPIGQDPHEYEPLPEDVEKTNNADVIFYNGINLEDGGQAWFTKLVKNAQKKKNKDYFAASDGVDVIYLEGESEKGKEDPHAWLNLENGIIYSKNIAKQLMAKDPKNKETYEKNLKAYVAKLEKLDKEAKSKFDAIPANKKLIVTSEGCFKYFSKAYGVPSAYIWEINTEEEGTPEQMSSLIEKLKVVKPAALFVESSVDRRPMETVSKDSGIPIYAEIFTDSVAKKGEDGDSYYAMMKWNLDKISEGLAK, from the coding sequence ATGAAAAAGAAAATTAGCCTCATTTTGAGTGCCTTTTTAGCTGCTTTTCTATTAGTAGCCTGTTCCTCAACAGGAAGCCAAGCTGATAAGAGTGATAAACTTAAAGTGGTGGTAACCAATTCTATTCTTGCAGACATGACAAAAATGATTGCAGGAGATAAGATTGATTTGCACAGTATCGTGCCAATCGGGCAGGACCCGCATGAGTATGAGCCATTACCAGAGGATGTCGAAAAAACGAATAATGCAGATGTGATTTTCTACAACGGCATTAATCTTGAAGATGGTGGACAAGCCTGGTTTACAAAACTTGTTAAAAACGCTCAAAAGAAAAAGAACAAAGATTACTTTGCTGCTTCAGATGGCGTTGATGTGATTTACCTAGAAGGTGAAAGCGAGAAGGGCAAAGAAGACCCTCACGCTTGGTTAAATCTAGAAAATGGCATTATTTATTCTAAAAACATTGCCAAACAATTGATGGCCAAAGATCCTAAAAACAAAGAAACTTACGAAAAAAATCTTAAGGCTTATGTTGCTAAATTAGAAAAACTTGATAAAGAAGCCAAATCAAAATTTGACGCTATTCCAGCTAACAAAAAACTGATTGTGACAAGTGAAGGATGCTTCAAGTACTTCTCAAAAGCCTATGGTGTACCATCAGCTTACATTTGGGAGATTAACACCGAAGAAGAAGGAACTCCTGAGCAAATGTCATCATTGATTGAGAAATTGAAAGTGGTCAAACCAGCTGCTCTTTTTGTAGAATCAAGCGTTGACAGACGTCCAATGGAAACTGTTTCTAAAGATAGTGGTATTCCAATCTATGCTGAAATCTTTACCGATTCAGTTGCCAAAAAAGGCGAGGATGGGGACAGCTACTATGCGATGATGAAATGGAACCTTGATAAGATTTCTGAAGGTCTAGCAAAATAA
- a CDS encoding metal ABC transporter ATP-binding protein → MITTTNLSVSYDGDSNALDNISLTIEGPAIVGIIGPNGAGKSTFMKSILNLIDYRGQVRVDDKDGRKLGHTVAYVEQRSMIDYHFPITVKECVALGTYRKLGLFRRVGKKEFDQVEDLLEQVGLAGFGNRPIKSLSGGQFQRMLVARCLIQESDYIFLDEPFVGIDSVSEKIIVDLLKELKAAGKTILIVHHDLSKVEHYFDKLLILNKTLVAYGKVDDVFTVDTLSKAYGNHLILGKEMV, encoded by the coding sequence ATGATTACAACTACTAATCTTTCTGTCAGCTATGATGGAGATAGCAATGCCCTAGACAATATCAGTTTAACCATTGAAGGTCCTGCGATTGTGGGCATTATTGGTCCAAACGGAGCAGGTAAGTCAACCTTTATGAAGTCTATCCTCAATTTGATTGATTATAGGGGTCAAGTGAGGGTTGATGACAAGGATGGTCGTAAACTTGGGCATACGGTCGCGTATGTTGAACAACGAAGCATGATTGATTATCATTTTCCCATTACAGTAAAGGAGTGTGTTGCACTCGGGACCTATCGTAAATTGGGGCTTTTTCGTCGTGTGGGCAAAAAAGAATTTGACCAGGTTGAAGACTTGTTGGAGCAGGTTGGCTTAGCAGGTTTTGGCAATCGCCCCATTAAATCCTTATCCGGCGGACAATTTCAACGTATGCTAGTGGCCCGCTGCTTGATTCAAGAATCTGATTATATCTTTTTGGATGAGCCATTTGTTGGCATCGATTCGGTCAGCGAAAAAATCATTGTAGATCTTCTCAAAGAACTAAAAGCAGCTGGGAAAACCATCTTGATTGTGCACCATGATTTAAGCAAGGTTGAACATTATTTTGACAAACTCTTGATTTTAAACAAAACCTTGGTGGCCTATGGTAAAGTTGACGATGTTTTTACCGTCGATACCTTGTCAAAAGCCTATGGTAACCATTTGATTTTAGGAAAGGAGATGGTGTAA
- a CDS encoding metal ABC transporter permease: MSLKFFEGLMSYHFLQNALVTAIVIGVVSGAVGCFIILRSMSLMGDAISHAVLPGVALSFILGINFFIGAIIFGLLASVIITYIKENSVIKGDTAIGITFSSFLALGIILIGVANSSTDLFHILFGNILAVQDSDKWITIGVSVFVLGIIILFFKELLITSFDPILAKSMGMNVNAYHYMLMILLTLVSVTAMQSVGTILIVALLITPAATAYLYANSLKVMLVMSSAIGALSSVLGLYLGYTFNVAAGSSIVLTSAAIFLISFFISPKQGYIKKVMMPKSK, from the coding sequence ATGTCTCTGAAATTTTTTGAAGGCTTGATGTCTTATCATTTTTTACAGAATGCTTTGGTAACAGCCATTGTCATTGGTGTTGTCTCTGGTGCCGTAGGATGCTTCATTATTCTCAGATCCATGTCTCTCATGGGAGATGCAATCTCGCATGCTGTTTTGCCAGGCGTTGCTCTTTCTTTTATCTTAGGCATTAACTTCTTTATTGGGGCTATTATTTTTGGCTTATTAGCCTCTGTCATTATTACTTACATTAAGGAAAATTCTGTTATCAAAGGGGATACTGCTATTGGTATAACCTTTAGTTCTTTTTTAGCTTTGGGAATTATTCTAATCGGTGTGGCTAATAGTTCGACTGACCTGTTTCACATCTTATTTGGTAATATCTTAGCAGTGCAAGATAGTGATAAATGGATTACTATTGGGGTTTCTGTTTTTGTGTTAGGCATTATTATTCTCTTCTTTAAAGAGTTGTTAATCACGTCCTTTGACCCAATATTAGCCAAATCAATGGGTATGAATGTCAATGCTTATCATTACATGCTGATGATATTATTGACATTGGTGTCAGTGACAGCAATGCAAAGTGTTGGTACCATTCTGATTGTGGCACTCCTTATCACACCAGCCGCGACAGCTTATCTTTATGCTAATAGTTTAAAAGTCATGCTAGTGATGTCATCTGCTATCGGAGCTTTGAGTTCTGTATTAGGGCTCTATCTAGGATACACCTTCAATGTTGCCGCAGGGTCAAGTATTGTGTTGACATCAGCAGCTATTTTCCTAATTAGTTTTTTTATCTCACCTAAGCAAGGTTATATCAAAAAAGTGATGATGCCAAAATCAAAATAG
- a CDS encoding peptidylprolyl isomerase, translating to MKKLLSLSLLTVSLLSLSACESVDRAIKGDKYVDGKIAKEESEAASKAYEENIQKALKADASQFPQLNKEVGKDEAKVVMKTSQGDITLKLFPKYAPLAVENFLTHAKNGYYDKVTFHRVINDFMIQAGDPKGNGTGGESIWKGKDAKKDAGNGFANEISPFLYNIRGALAMANAGADTNGSQFFINQNKKNQSKALSSANYPKPIISAYEQGGNPSLDGGYTVFGQVIEGMDIVDNIAAVAVGQNDKPVDDITIHSIEVIKDYRFNK from the coding sequence ATGAAAAAATTACTATCCCTCAGCCTATTAACTGTTAGTTTACTTAGTTTAAGTGCTTGCGAATCCGTCGACAGAGCCATAAAAGGTGATAAGTACGTGGATGGAAAAATTGCGAAGGAAGAAAGTGAAGCAGCTTCAAAAGCCTATGAAGAAAATATTCAAAAAGCTCTTAAAGCCGACGCTAGCCAATTCCCTCAATTAAATAAAGAAGTTGGCAAAGATGAAGCCAAGGTAGTAATGAAAACTAGTCAGGGTGATATCACGCTAAAACTGTTCCCTAAATATGCTCCACTAGCCGTAGAAAACTTCCTCACCCACGCTAAAAACGGTTATTATGATAAGGTAACCTTCCATCGTGTGATTAACGATTTCATGATTCAAGCGGGCGACCCTAAAGGAAATGGTACTGGTGGCGAGTCCATTTGGAAAGGCAAAGATGCCAAAAAAGATGCTGGCAATGGTTTTGCTAATGAAATTTCTCCATTTTTATATAATATCCGAGGTGCTCTGGCCATGGCAAATGCTGGCGCTGATACTAACGGCAGCCAATTCTTCATTAACCAAAATAAGAAAAACCAAAGTAAGGCATTGTCTAGCGCTAATTATCCAAAACCTATCATTTCAGCCTATGAGCAGGGAGGCAATCCAAGTTTAGACGGAGGCTATACTGTTTTTGGCCAGGTCATCGAAGGCATGGATATTGTTGATAACATTGCTGCGGTTGCTGTTGGTCAAAACGATAAACCGGTGGATGACATTACCATTCATTCCATTGAGGTTATTAAAGACTACCGCTTTAACAAATAA
- a CDS encoding tyrosine-type recombinase/integrase, whose translation MKYNKTKYPNIFWYVTLKGKRYYIRRGYYLNGEKKEATESGIKTIQEARLLLAEIERKIENNEFAYNKNLTVDEYWDIYVDNRLKAGAWSPDTYEERIKNFNNHISPKFGKKKMNAISRIDYENYINELLDTHARSTVKHLHNIFSIMLNHAVKNKMLDDNIVEFIDVGASKVKPVDKRRSIEEFKTWDKVARRVLDDYDYVMVRITYLGLRRSEVAGIKLGNITYNTNDRAVLKIDESRTRARQNGGGLKTASSERYVQLDSKTSRLLKKAVDTSINIALSHNRILNKTDFLFLGDDKKVNSSFAGKPIHNNYIYNLFGKVNEKCKVRFTPHMMRHFFATQGQIAGVPVEHMAAALGHSTNYMTNKYTHIKDEVVSSVTETFMRSIK comes from the coding sequence ATGAAATATAATAAAACAAAATACCCAAACATATTTTGGTACGTTACCTTAAAAGGTAAACGATACTATATCCGTAGAGGTTATTACTTAAACGGAGAAAAAAAGGAGGCTACGGAAAGTGGCATAAAAACGATACAAGAAGCTCGTTTGTTGCTAGCTGAAATTGAGCGAAAAATAGAAAACAATGAATTTGCTTATAATAAAAACTTGACTGTTGATGAATACTGGGATATATACGTTGATAATAGATTAAAAGCTGGAGCGTGGTCTCCCGATACTTATGAAGAGCGTATTAAAAACTTTAATAATCATATTAGCCCCAAATTCGGCAAGAAAAAGATGAATGCTATTAGTCGAATAGACTATGAAAATTACATCAATGAATTACTCGATACACATGCAAGAAGCACAGTAAAGCACTTACACAACATTTTTAGTATTATGTTAAATCATGCCGTTAAAAATAAAATGCTTGACGATAATATCGTTGAATTTATTGATGTTGGTGCTAGCAAGGTAAAGCCTGTTGATAAGCGTAGGTCTATCGAGGAATTTAAAACTTGGGATAAGGTCGCTAGACGAGTGCTTGACGACTATGATTATGTGATGGTAAGAATAACCTATCTTGGATTACGCAGGAGCGAGGTGGCTGGCATAAAATTAGGCAACATAACTTATAACACTAATGATCGCGCGGTTTTAAAAATAGACGAGTCAAGAACAAGGGCTAGACAGAACGGCGGAGGACTAAAGACTGCATCGTCAGAAAGATATGTACAATTGGATAGCAAAACATCACGCTTGCTCAAAAAAGCAGTTGATACATCAATAAACATAGCTTTAAGTCACAATCGCATTTTAAATAAAACAGATTTTTTATTTCTTGGGGATGATAAAAAAGTAAACTCGTCTTTTGCCGGCAAACCAATTCACAATAATTACATTTACAATCTTTTTGGTAAAGTAAACGAAAAATGCAAGGTTCGTTTTACTCCACATATGATGAGACACTTTTTTGCCACACAAGGACAGATAGCTGGTGTACCCGTTGAGCATATGGCGGCAGCACTTGGTCATTCTACAAATTATATGACGAATAAATACACACATATCAAGGATGAAGTTGTTAGTAGCGTTACAGAAACGTTCATGCGCAGTATCAAATAG